In Trifolium pratense cultivar HEN17-A07 linkage group LG7, ARS_RC_1.1, whole genome shotgun sequence, a genomic segment contains:
- the LOC123895400 gene encoding cytochrome P450 93A3-like — protein sequence MALMVDYIQLFFLWLLSTIAIRAILTRKKNNNHLTPPSPPTLPIIGHLHLISKLPHKSFHKLSTQYGPLMQIYLGSMLCVVTSSPEIAKEFLKTNETYFSNRMITSAVEYLSYGSKGFLFAPYGDYWKFMKKMCMSELLGGRTLDQLRPLRQQETLRFLRLLQKKGEAREIVDVGDELLTLTNNIITRMIMRKTCSENDSDVEDIRKMVKDTAELAGKFNVSDFIWFCKSLDFQGMNKRLKGIIDKFDTMMERVIKEHEEEKKKRKEKGEGVAHVKNLLDILLEILEDESTEIKLSRENVKAFILDIFMAGTDTSAITIEWCLAELINNPDVMDKARQEIDSIMLDMNRLIEESDIPNLPYLQAIVKETLRIHPTAPMLGRQSSESCLVYGYEIPANTNLFVNLWSMGRDPKLWENPLEFRPERFLNEDNKFDVRGQNFQFMPFGTGRRACPGASLALQVVPTNLANMIQCFEWKVDGDGAVNMEEKAAMTLRRAHPLMCVPIPRVNSIPSSVN from the exons ATGGCTTTAATGGTAGACTATATCCAACTCTTCTTCCTTTGGCTACTCTCAACCATTGCAATTCGAGCCATACTAactagaaagaaaaacaacaaccATCTCACTCCACCAAGCCCTCCAACACTACCTATCATTGGGCACCTTCACCTTATTTCTAAATTACCTCACAAAAGTTTTCACAAACTCTCAACACAATATGGTCCTTTAATGCAAATTTACTTAGGTTCTATGCTATGTGTAGTAACTTCAAGTCCAGAAATAGCAAAGGAGTTTCTTAAAACCAATGAAACTTATTTCTCCAACCGAATGATAACTTCTGCAGTTGAGTACTTATCATATGGCTCAAAGGGTTTCTTGTTTGCACCTTATGGTGACTATTGGAAGTTCATGAAGAAGATGTGCATGTCAGAGCTTCTTGGTGGAAGAACTCTCGATCAACTTCGTCCCTTGAGGCAACAAGAGACTTTAAGGTTTCTGAGGCTCTTGCAGAAGAAAGGGGAAGCTCGCGAGATCGTTGATGTCGGTGACGAGCTCTTGACTCTTACCAATAACATCATAACAAGGATGATAATGAGAAAAACTTGTTCTGAGAATGATAGTGATGTTGAAGACATTAGGAAGATGGTGAAAGATACTGCAGAACTTGCAGGGAAGTTTAATGTGTCAgattttatttggttttgtaAAAGTTTGGATTTTCAGGGAATGAACAAAAGGCTTAAAGGGATTATAGACAAGTTTGACACAATGATGGAAAGAGTGATAAAGGAGCATGaagaggaaaagaagaaaaggaaggaaAAGGGTGAAGGTGTTGCTCATGTTAAGAATCTACTTGATATTTTGTTGGAAATTCTTGAGGATGAGAGTACTGAAATCAAATTGAGTAGAGAGAATGTCAAGGCTTTCATCTTG GATATATTTATGGCAGGAACAGACACATCTGCTATAACAATCGAATGGTGTTTAGCTGAGTTAATAAACAATCCAGATGTAATGGACAAAGCAAGACAAGAGATTGATTCAATAATGTTAGATATGAATAGATTAATAGAAGAATCAGATATTCCCAATCTTCCATACTTGCAAGCAATTGTCAAAGAAACATTAAGAATTCACCCTACAGCACCAATGTTAGGTAGACAATCATCTGAAAGTTGTCTTGTTTATGGTTATGAGATTCCAGCAAACACCAATTTGTTTGTTAATTTATGGTCTATGGGTAGGGACCCTAAACTTTGGGAAAACCCACTTGAGTTTAGGCCAGAGAGGTTTTTGAATGAAGATAACAAGTTTGATGTAAGGGgacaaaattttcaatttatgcCATTTGGAACTGGTAGAAGGGCTTGTCCTGGTGCTTCATTAGCACTTCAAGTTGTTCCCACAAATCTTGCTAAC